The Cytobacillus firmus genome segment GCCGAAAATAAAATAATAATCCTTCTCGACTCTGCTATAGTCAAAAGTGGAATATGGCTTGGTGCCATCCTTTGTTAAGTAGAAGTATTCCCCTTGTTCAGTGTTCTTAAAGAAATCGTCCAATGAATCATGATAAACAATTTTTACAAATTGCCAGTAATCCAAGCCTGCCCGCTTCAGCATTTTATCATCTGTTGAAAAGCCGAGCGGCCGGATCAGATGCAATGTCGTATCAGTAGCCGCGCAGGTACGGGCTATATTGCCTGTGTTGGCCGGAATTTCCGGCTGATATAATACTACATGCAATCCCACTTTTTTCACCTCTAAATTAAATCTGCATGTGTTATTATATCACGTTGAAATCACCATACAAATTACTGGTCATCAGTAATTGTCAAAAATTTATATTTAATATTTGGTGTATAAGCTGTTGAATCTTCATAAGCCCAATAGCGCATTCGGCTGTTATAGGTGTGGGCATTGACGAGGGGCATTCCTGATGCATCTTTGCCCGTTACGATCGTTGTATGGTCAAAGCGCCCGTCTCCCTGGAAATCATAGCAAATGACATCTCCTATTAAGAGCTGATCCGGACTGGAGACTTCCTCGGCCCTCAATCCTAAATTTGAACTGGGCAGATACCACCGCATTGAATTCGCTACTGTCCAGCTGTAGCTCCAATTCCCGGTTCTCATCCACCAGCCTTTTCCGCGGTTGGGGTATCCCCTCATCGGGCCGCCGCCTGCATGAAGGCACTGGGAAATATAATTGGTGCAATCCACCTCAAATTTCTTATAGGCCGGATTATAAGTGTTCCACCATTTTTCTGCATACTGTACAGCCTTCATGCGGTCATATTCATACTCATACCTTTCTTCCTCTTCAAATTCCCGGTCTAAAGACGCTTCTTCTTTTTTACTATCTTTAAAAGGATTTTTCTCCCGGTCTTCAACAAATACTCCTTTATAGAAGTCGGCTGTCCGCTCTTCAATCTCTTCCTCCATATAAATTATGCCTTTTTGTTTAATTAAATATTTGAAGTGAACTCTATATTCAACCGGAGTCACATCTTCCTTCTCTATGCCGACACTGATCACTTTTCCGGCTGCCTGTGCTTTCACAATCTCACCGGAGCGGCCGGAAAGAGATTCTTTCTTTTTTTCAATCTTAGGGCATGTATGAATTGAACTTCTTGAATGGGAAACGCACTGCTGCACTCTTTTCTTTAACAGTTCATGAAGCTGGTCCCTCACGCACCTCACTCCTCTCCTATTCAATACATATGAGAGGAAGCAAAGGACTTTGCTTATTTTTTCGCGCAATCCTGCAGTAAATCAGCGAGCTGGCCAGTTACTGCGGTCATACAGAAAAAAAAACCATAAAAAAAAGAGGGGTTTCTGCCCCCTCATTGTTCAAAAAAACTTAAACCCTTTTCTATTTCAGCAATGACTTCTCCGTCTTTCTCCTGCTGCAATGCCTGTTTTAGTGCA includes the following:
- the trmL gene encoding tRNA (uridine(34)/cytosine(34)/5-carboxymethylaminomethyluridine(34)-2'-O)-methyltransferase TrmL; its protein translation is MGLHVVLYQPEIPANTGNIARTCAATDTTLHLIRPLGFSTDDKMLKRAGLDYWQFVKIVYHDSLDDFFKNTEQGEYFYLTKDGTKPYSTFDYSRVEKDYYFIFGKETAGLPKDVIESSKERLLKVPINNNIRSLNLSNTAAILVYEALRQQEYLHLT
- a CDS encoding amidase domain-containing protein, which translates into the protein MRDQLHELLKKRVQQCVSHSRSSIHTCPKIEKKKESLSGRSGEIVKAQAAGKVISVGIEKEDVTPVEYRVHFKYLIKQKGIIYMEEEIEERTADFYKGVFVEDREKNPFKDSKKEEASLDREFEEEERYEYEYDRMKAVQYAEKWWNTYNPAYKKFEVDCTNYISQCLHAGGGPMRGYPNRGKGWWMRTGNWSYSWTVANSMRWYLPSSNLGLRAEEVSSPDQLLIGDVICYDFQGDGRFDHTTIVTGKDASGMPLVNAHTYNSRMRYWAYEDSTAYTPNIKYKFLTITDDQ